A genome region from Thermotoga sp. Mc24 includes the following:
- the ackA gene encoding acetate kinase, whose protein sequence is MKVLVINSGSSSIKYQLIEMDGEKVLCKGIAERIGIEGSRLVHRVNDEKHVIEKELPDHEEALKLILNTLVDEELGVIKDLKEIDAVGHRVVHGGERFKESVLVDEEVLKAIEEVSPLAPLHNPANLMGIKAAMKLLPGVPNVVVFDTAFHQTIPQKAYLYAIPYEYYEKYRIRRYGFHGTSHRYVSKRAAEILGKKLEELKIITCHIGNGASVAAVKYGKCVDTSMGFTPLEGLVMGTRSGDLDPAIPFFIMEKEGISPQEMYDILNKKSGVYGLSKGFSSDMRDIEEAALKGDEWCKLILDIYHYRIAKYIGAYAAAMNGVDAIVFTAGVGENSPITREDVCSYLEFLGVKLDKQKNEETIRGKEGVISTPDSRVKVLVVPTNEELMIARDTKELAEKISK, encoded by the coding sequence ATGAAAGTACTGGTGATAAACTCGGGGAGTTCCTCAATAAAGTACCAGCTCATCGAGATGGACGGTGAGAAAGTTCTCTGTAAAGGTATCGCAGAAAGAATCGGCATCGAAGGTAGCAGGCTGGTCCACAGGGTGAACGACGAAAAGCATGTGATAGAAAAAGAACTTCCGGATCACGAAGAAGCGTTGAAGCTCATATTGAACACATTGGTTGATGAAGAACTTGGAGTCATAAAAGATCTAAAGGAGATCGATGCCGTTGGTCACAGGGTGGTTCACGGTGGTGAAAGATTCAAAGAATCGGTACTTGTGGACGAGGAAGTACTCAAAGCGATCGAAGAGGTTTCACCTCTTGCGCCGCTTCACAATCCTGCGAATCTCATGGGAATAAAAGCTGCTATGAAGCTCCTTCCAGGAGTACCAAATGTGGTTGTTTTCGACACAGCTTTCCACCAGACGATTCCTCAGAAAGCATATCTCTACGCTATACCGTACGAATACTACGAGAAATACAGAATCAGACGCTACGGTTTTCACGGTACAAGTCACAGGTACGTTTCGAAGAGAGCGGCGGAGATCCTCGGGAAAAAACTGGAGGAACTCAAGATCATCACCTGTCACATAGGAAACGGTGCTTCGGTAGCCGCCGTGAAATACGGGAAGTGTGTCGACACTTCCATGGGATTCACACCGCTCGAAGGACTCGTTATGGGTACGAGGTCCGGTGATTTGGATCCGGCAATTCCCTTCTTCATCATGGAAAAAGAAGGTATATCTCCTCAGGAGATGTACGATATACTGAACAAAAAAAGCGGAGTCTACGGACTCTCAAAGGGATTCAGTTCGGACATGAGGGACATCGAAGAGGCTGCCTTGAAAGGAGACGAATGGTGCAAGCTCATCCTCGACATCTACCACTACAGGATCGCCAAATACATAGGTGCGTACGCTGCTGCGATGAACGGCGTCGATGCCATAGTCTTCACAGCCGGTGTTGGAGAAAATTCTCCAATCACGAGGGAAGATGTGTGTTCTTACCTGGAATTTCTCGGAGTAAAGCTTGACAAGCAGAAGAACGAAGAAACAATAAGAGGAAAGGAAGGCGTAATCTCCACTCCTGATTCCCGTGTGAAAGTCCTGGTCGTTCCCACAAACGAAGAGCTCATGATCGCAAGGGATACGAAAGAGTTAGCCGAGAAGATTAGCAAGTGA
- the fba gene encoding class II fructose-1,6-bisphosphate aldolase — MPYVKNTKEILEKASKERYAIGAFNFNNMEFLQAILEAAEEEKAPVIVATSEGAIKYIGKGDIEAGARLAVEMVRTYAEKLSVPVALHLDHGRDFKVIMAAIKAGYSSVMIDASHLPFEENLRETKRIVEIAHAVGISVEAELGKLKGIEDNVVEKESVLVDPEEAKVFVKETEVDFLAPAIGTSHGAFKFKGEAQLDFERLKKVKEYTQIPLVLHGASMVPQDVVKLANEYGAELSGAKGVPEDMLKKAIELGINKINTDTDLRITFVAYLRKILSEDKSQIDPRKIFGPVFEQVKEIVKERIRIFGSSGKA, encoded by the coding sequence ATGCCTTACGTAAAGAACACAAAGGAAATTTTGGAAAAAGCCAGCAAAGAAAGATACGCTATCGGTGCATTCAATTTCAACAACATGGAATTTCTTCAGGCGATTCTTGAAGCCGCCGAAGAAGAAAAGGCACCAGTCATTGTCGCTACATCGGAAGGGGCAATAAAGTACATAGGAAAAGGCGATATAGAGGCTGGTGCAAGACTTGCCGTTGAAATGGTGAGAACTTACGCTGAGAAACTTTCGGTCCCTGTCGCGCTCCATTTGGACCATGGAAGAGACTTTAAAGTCATCATGGCAGCTATAAAGGCTGGTTATTCTTCGGTGATGATCGACGCTTCACATCTTCCATTCGAGGAAAACCTTAGAGAAACGAAGAGGATCGTGGAAATAGCTCACGCGGTTGGTATAAGCGTAGAAGCGGAACTCGGAAAACTCAAGGGCATAGAAGACAACGTGGTGGAAAAAGAGTCCGTCCTCGTCGATCCGGAGGAAGCAAAGGTATTTGTGAAGGAAACAGAAGTGGATTTCCTGGCCCCTGCCATTGGAACCAGTCACGGTGCGTTCAAATTCAAAGGGGAAGCACAGCTCGACTTTGAACGACTGAAGAAAGTGAAGGAATACACTCAGATACCGCTCGTTCTTCACGGAGCTTCCATGGTTCCACAGGATGTAGTGAAACTGGCGAACGAATACGGCGCCGAACTTTCCGGCGCGAAAGGTGTTCCTGAAGACATGTTGAAGAAAGCTATAGAACTTGGTATCAACAAGATAAACACAGACACCGATCTGAGGATCACCTTCGTCGCGTATCTCAGGAAGATTCTCTCAGAGGACAAGTCTCAGATAGATCCCAGAAAGATTTTTGGGCCTGTCTTCGAACAGGTGAAAGAAATCGTCAAAGAGAGAATCAGAATATTCGGATCCAGCGGAAAGGCGTGA
- the ppdK gene encoding pyruvate, phosphate dikinase — protein MAKKYVYFFANGKAEGRADMKDILGGKGANLAEMTNLGIPVPPGFTISAEVCKYYYDHGRTYPEELKEQVEEAMRRLEEVTGKKFGDPNNPLLVSVRSGAAISMPGMMDTVLNLGLNDETVKGLAKQTNNERFAYDAYRRFLQMFGDVVLKIPHERFEKALEELKKEKGVKLDTELDAEDLKKLVERYKQIYKEAGKEFPQDPWKQLWLAIDAVFGSWMNERAIKYREIHGIKEGDLLGTAVNIVAMVFGNMGEDSGTGVAFTRDPNTGEKEPYGEFLPNAQGEDVVAGIRTPLKLEELKNRMPEVYDQLLEIMERLEKHYRDMQDIEFTIEKGKLYLLQTRSGKRTSQAAIKIAVDMVHEGLITKEEAILRVRPEDVEQVLHPVFDPKEKAQAKVIAKGLPASPGAATGKVVFNAKKAEELGKAGEQVILVRPETSPEDVGGMAVAQGILTSRGGMTSHAAVVARGMGKPAVVGAESIEVHPEEGYFKVGDVVVKEGEWISIDGTTGEVLLGKVTTIKPQGLEGPVAELLQWADEIRRLGVRTNADIPRDAEVARKFGAEGIGLCRTEHMFFEKDRIPKVRRMILAKTKEEREKALDELLPLQKEDFKGLFRVMKGLPVTIRLIDPPLHEFLPQEDEQIREVAEQMGVSFEELKNVVENLRELNPMLGHRGCRLTITYPEIAVMQTRAIIGAAIELKKEEGIDVIPEIMIPLVGHINELRYLKKIIKETADALIKEAGVELTYKIGTMIEVPRAAVTAHQIAEEAEFFSFGTNDLTQMTFGFSRDDVGKFLPEYLEKGILEHDPFKTLDYDGVGELVRMGKEKGRSTRPDLKVGVCGEHGGDPRSILFFDKIGLDYVSCSPYRVPVARLAAAQAALKNKK, from the coding sequence ATGGCAAAGAAATACGTGTACTTCTTCGCAAACGGTAAGGCAGAAGGCCGGGCAGACATGAAGGATATCCTCGGTGGAAAAGGCGCCAACCTCGCGGAGATGACCAACCTTGGAATTCCTGTTCCTCCCGGATTCACCATTTCTGCGGAAGTCTGTAAGTACTACTACGACCACGGAAGAACTTATCCGGAAGAGCTGAAAGAACAGGTTGAAGAGGCAATGAGAAGACTCGAGGAAGTTACCGGGAAAAAGTTCGGTGACCCCAACAATCCACTCCTTGTTTCTGTCAGATCTGGTGCAGCCATTTCAATGCCTGGAATGATGGACACCGTCCTCAACCTTGGTCTCAACGATGAGACAGTGAAGGGGCTTGCAAAGCAGACGAACAACGAAAGATTCGCCTACGATGCTTACAGAAGATTCCTTCAGATGTTCGGTGATGTGGTTCTGAAGATACCACACGAAAGATTCGAAAAGGCACTCGAAGAACTCAAGAAGGAGAAAGGTGTGAAACTCGACACTGAACTGGACGCAGAAGACCTCAAAAAACTCGTTGAGAGATACAAACAGATCTACAAGGAAGCAGGAAAAGAATTTCCACAGGATCCCTGGAAACAACTCTGGCTTGCCATCGATGCGGTGTTTGGTAGCTGGATGAACGAGAGGGCCATCAAGTACAGAGAAATCCATGGGATCAAGGAAGGAGATCTACTCGGTACGGCTGTGAACATCGTTGCGATGGTGTTCGGAAACATGGGAGAAGACTCCGGAACGGGTGTCGCTTTCACAAGAGACCCGAACACTGGAGAGAAGGAACCTTACGGAGAATTCCTTCCCAACGCGCAGGGTGAAGACGTTGTTGCGGGTATTAGAACTCCTCTCAAACTTGAAGAGCTGAAAAACAGAATGCCAGAGGTCTACGATCAGCTCCTCGAAATAATGGAAAGACTCGAAAAACACTACAGGGATATGCAGGACATCGAGTTCACCATCGAAAAAGGTAAACTCTACCTGCTCCAGACAAGAAGTGGAAAGAGAACATCTCAGGCAGCCATCAAAATCGCCGTCGATATGGTCCACGAAGGACTCATCACCAAAGAAGAAGCGATTCTCAGGGTGAGACCCGAAGACGTTGAACAGGTGCTCCATCCAGTGTTCGATCCAAAAGAAAAAGCCCAGGCAAAAGTCATCGCGAAAGGACTTCCTGCGTCTCCAGGTGCCGCGACGGGTAAGGTCGTCTTCAACGCCAAGAAAGCCGAAGAACTCGGTAAAGCAGGTGAACAGGTTATTCTTGTGAGACCTGAAACCAGCCCCGAAGACGTCGGAGGAATGGCTGTCGCACAGGGAATCCTGACCTCCAGAGGAGGAATGACCTCCCACGCTGCCGTTGTTGCAAGAGGAATGGGTAAGCCAGCGGTCGTCGGAGCAGAATCTATAGAAGTTCATCCAGAGGAAGGGTACTTCAAAGTGGGAGATGTTGTTGTAAAAGAGGGAGAATGGATCTCCATCGATGGAACGACCGGTGAGGTTCTCCTCGGGAAAGTGACAACCATAAAACCACAGGGTCTTGAAGGACCTGTCGCAGAGCTTCTGCAGTGGGCCGATGAGATCAGAAGACTCGGTGTGAGAACCAACGCAGACATACCAAGAGACGCGGAAGTTGCGAGAAAATTCGGTGCTGAAGGAATCGGACTCTGTAGAACAGAACACATGTTCTTCGAAAAGGATAGAATACCCAAGGTTAGAAGGATGATTCTTGCAAAGACGAAAGAAGAAAGAGAAAAGGCCCTGGACGAACTCCTGCCACTCCAGAAAGAGGACTTCAAAGGATTGTTCAGGGTCATGAAGGGGCTTCCAGTCACCATAAGGCTCATAGATCCTCCTCTTCACGAATTCCTGCCACAGGAAGATGAACAGATCAGGGAAGTTGCCGAGCAGATGGGAGTTTCCTTCGAAGAACTCAAGAACGTCGTGGAGAATCTTAGGGAACTCAACCCGATGCTCGGACACAGGGGTTGTAGGCTCACCATTACCTATCCTGAAATTGCCGTGATGCAGACCAGAGCTATTATCGGGGCAGCCATCGAACTCAAGAAAGAAGAGGGAATAGATGTAATACCTGAAATCATGATTCCTCTCGTGGGACACATCAACGAGCTCAGGTACCTGAAGAAGATCATCAAGGAAACGGCCGACGCTCTCATAAAAGAGGCCGGTGTCGAGCTCACTTACAAGATCGGAACCATGATCGAAGTTCCAAGGGCCGCTGTTACCGCCCATCAGATAGCGGAAGAAGCTGAATTCTTCAGCTTTGGTACCAACGACCTCACGCAGATGACCTTTGGATTCAGCCGAGACGACGTTGGAAAGTTCCTGCCTGAGTACCTCGAAAAAGGCATTCTCGAACACGATCCGTTCAAGACGTTGGATTACGACGGTGTTGGAGAACTGGTGAGGATGGGCAAGGAAAAAGGAAGAAGTACAAGGCCCGATCTCAAGGTTGGAGTCTGTGGAGAACACGGTGGAGATCCGAGATCCATACTGTTCTTTGACAAGATCGGACTCGACTACGTTTCCTGTTCGCCGTACAGGGTACCCGTCGCCAGACTTGCAGCGGCTCAGGCAGCTCTCAAGAACAAGAAGTAA
- a CDS encoding methylenetetrahydrofolate reductase, with amino-acid sequence MRRSLEMGKCVVLEVLTPRGTNLSKFMEFAEEAWETGIDAFTVTDMPMGRVRMAPWAVSHLLVESGKEVLMHFTKNTRNMIRIQSDLLGCHALGVKNLLLLSGDNPSHGDYPDTTSVNDIDILDLIRLTKLMNEGTDLAGNKIYGKTDFFVGGALNPLSDEDMKRAKQKVEAGVDFLVTQPLFNSEVAKKIKEELSTKILASIVFFENEKQMSYFSNVPGIEIPDEIVNSAEKGDDYLKEKSFESVLRFVEETKDVLDGFYIVAIVKDLEKIRKVVEIAKS; translated from the coding sequence TTGAGAAGATCCCTTGAAATGGGAAAGTGTGTTGTTCTGGAAGTGTTAACACCGAGAGGCACAAACCTGAGCAAGTTCATGGAATTCGCTGAAGAAGCCTGGGAGACAGGCATCGACGCGTTCACGGTAACCGATATGCCAATGGGGAGAGTGAGAATGGCTCCCTGGGCTGTTTCTCACCTTCTTGTGGAAAGCGGAAAAGAAGTTCTCATGCACTTCACGAAGAACACAAGGAATATGATAAGGATACAATCTGATCTTTTGGGTTGTCATGCCCTCGGAGTGAAGAATCTGCTCCTCCTGTCCGGAGACAACCCTTCACACGGTGATTACCCCGACACGACTTCCGTTAACGATATAGATATTTTAGACCTCATAAGACTCACAAAGCTCATGAACGAAGGAACAGATCTTGCCGGAAACAAGATCTATGGAAAAACCGATTTCTTCGTTGGTGGAGCACTGAATCCCCTCAGCGATGAGGATATGAAAAGGGCTAAACAGAAGGTCGAAGCCGGCGTTGATTTTCTCGTCACTCAGCCGCTTTTCAACAGCGAGGTAGCGAAAAAGATCAAGGAAGAACTGAGCACGAAAATCCTCGCTTCGATAGTTTTCTTTGAAAATGAAAAACAGATGAGCTACTTCTCGAACGTTCCCGGAATAGAAATACCAGATGAGATAGTGAATTCCGCGGAGAAAGGTGATGATTACTTGAAAGAAAAAAGCTTTGAAAGTGTGCTCAGATTCGTTGAAGAGACAAAAGATGTACTGGATGGTTTCTACATAGTGGCCATCGTGAAAGATCTCGAAAAGATCAGGAAGGTGGTAGAAATTGCCAAAAGTTGA
- a CDS encoding methionine synthase, which produces MPKVEIDPSEIKIPDNVLKAKLGFGRAEDIPKEFRRTVERAYEELLNVARPVVLWRDFDVDNPLSFDSMKLTGELAEKHLSGSKIITVFLATLGKRVDEKIEEYFRNGEDLLAFFIDGIASEMVEYALRKVDAELRMERFNLEGSFRISPGYGDLPLSLNKKIVEIFKDEVDVNVIEDSYVLVPRKTITAFVGWREKKNEKQT; this is translated from the coding sequence TTGCCAAAAGTTGAAATAGACCCCAGCGAGATAAAGATTCCAGACAACGTTTTGAAGGCAAAGCTCGGTTTCGGAAGAGCGGAGGATATACCCAAAGAATTCAGGAGAACAGTGGAAAGGGCATACGAAGAGTTACTCAATGTAGCGAGACCCGTGGTTCTGTGGCGAGATTTTGATGTGGACAACCCCCTCTCTTTCGATAGCATGAAACTCACGGGTGAACTCGCAGAGAAACACCTTTCTGGAAGTAAAATCATCACGGTTTTTCTTGCAACACTTGGAAAGAGGGTAGACGAAAAGATAGAGGAGTACTTTAGAAACGGGGAGGATCTTCTTGCATTTTTCATCGATGGAATTGCTTCAGAGATGGTGGAGTACGCTTTGAGAAAAGTAGACGCAGAACTCAGAATGGAAAGATTCAACCTGGAGGGAAGTTTCAGAATTTCACCTGGTTACGGTGATCTTCCACTTTCCTTGAACAAGAAGATCGTCGAAATTTTCAAAGATGAAGTGGACGTCAATGTGATAGAAGACTCCTATGTGCTCGTTCCCAGAAAAACCATCACAGCGTTCGTGGGCTGGAGGGAAAAGAAGAATGAGAAACAGACATGA
- a CDS encoding homocysteine S-methyltransferase family protein has protein sequence MRNRHEVSKLLSERVLLLDGAYGTEFMKYGYDDLPEELNIKAPDVVLKVHRSYIESGSDVILTNTFGATRMKLRKHGLADKLDPIVRNAVRIARRAAGEKLVFGDIGPTGELPYPLGNTLFEEFYENFRETVKIMVEEGVDGIIFETFSDVLELKAAVLAAREVSRDVFLIAHMTFDEKGRSLTGTDPANFTITFDELDVDALGINCSLGPEEILPIFQELSQYTDKFLVVEPNAGKPIVENGKTVYPLKPHDFAVHIDSYYELGVNIFGGCCGTTPEHVKLFRKVLGNRKPLQKRKKKRIFAVSSPSKLVTFDHFVVIGERINPAGRKKLWAEMQKGNEEIVINEAKTQVEKGAEVLDVNFGIESQIYIRYVEKIVQTLPYVSNVPLSLDIQSVDLAEKALRVYPGRPLFNSSKVDEEDLERKIGLLKKYGGTLIVLLMGKDVPKSFEERKGYFEKALKILEKHDFLDRVIFDPGVLPLGAEGKPVEVLKTIEFISSRGFNTTVGLSNLSFGLPDRSYYNTAFLVLGVSKGLSSAIMNPFDETLMKTLNSALVVLEKKELPRAEVKEEKLVEVILSGNQSELEKLVEDFLKKKDPLSIIEEHLRPAMERIGELYDKGKIFLPQLILAAQTVKPVFDKLTSMLPSDSQGETFVIATVKGDVHDIGKNIVASVIRSSGYRVVDLGKDVDTSKIVEAVERERPVALGLSAMMTTTVSRIKEVVEKLKEKNLKIPVIAGGASLNEKLAKELGADYYAKNASEAVKILKSLGR, from the coding sequence ATGAGAAACAGACATGAGGTTTCAAAATTGCTTTCAGAAAGAGTGTTGCTCCTGGATGGAGCTTACGGGACAGAGTTCATGAAGTACGGATACGATGATCTTCCCGAAGAGCTGAATATAAAAGCACCCGATGTGGTGCTGAAGGTTCATAGAAGTTACATAGAGAGTGGCTCGGATGTCATTCTGACGAACACGTTCGGTGCCACAAGGATGAAACTGAGAAAACATGGACTGGCGGACAAACTGGATCCTATTGTGAGAAACGCTGTGAGAATCGCAAGAAGAGCAGCTGGAGAGAAGCTTGTTTTTGGAGATATCGGCCCAACAGGAGAGCTTCCGTATCCACTCGGAAACACTTTGTTCGAAGAGTTCTACGAGAACTTCAGAGAAACCGTGAAGATAATGGTCGAAGAAGGTGTCGATGGAATCATCTTTGAGACGTTCTCGGACGTTCTCGAACTGAAAGCCGCTGTACTCGCAGCGAGGGAAGTCTCCCGCGATGTTTTCCTGATTGCCCACATGACATTCGACGAGAAGGGAAGAAGTCTCACAGGGACAGATCCCGCGAACTTCACCATCACGTTCGATGAACTGGATGTCGATGCCCTCGGTATAAATTGTTCACTCGGACCCGAAGAGATCCTCCCCATTTTTCAGGAACTGTCTCAGTACACAGACAAGTTCCTCGTAGTGGAACCTAATGCGGGAAAGCCCATCGTGGAGAACGGGAAAACCGTGTATCCTTTGAAACCACACGACTTTGCCGTTCACATAGATTCCTACTACGAACTCGGTGTGAATATATTCGGAGGTTGCTGCGGGACCACCCCTGAGCACGTGAAGCTCTTCAGAAAAGTTCTCGGAAACAGAAAACCTCTTCAAAAAAGAAAGAAAAAGAGAATATTCGCTGTCTCTTCCCCTTCAAAACTCGTGACGTTCGACCATTTTGTTGTCATAGGAGAGAGGATAAACCCTGCAGGTAGAAAGAAGCTCTGGGCAGAGATGCAGAAAGGAAACGAAGAGATCGTGATCAACGAAGCGAAAACACAGGTGGAAAAAGGTGCGGAAGTACTCGATGTGAACTTCGGCATAGAATCTCAGATATACATACGATACGTGGAAAAAATCGTTCAAACACTTCCGTATGTTTCAAACGTTCCTCTTTCCTTGGACATCCAGAGCGTAGACCTCGCAGAGAAAGCACTCAGGGTCTACCCGGGAAGGCCTCTTTTCAACTCGTCCAAGGTAGATGAAGAAGATCTCGAAAGAAAAATAGGCCTGTTGAAGAAGTACGGAGGCACACTCATCGTACTTTTGATGGGAAAAGACGTTCCAAAAAGCTTCGAAGAGAGAAAAGGATACTTCGAAAAGGCCTTGAAAATCTTAGAGAAACACGACTTCTTAGATAGGGTGATTTTCGATCCAGGAGTTCTGCCTCTCGGCGCAGAAGGGAAACCGGTGGAAGTGCTGAAGACCATAGAATTCATCTCAAGCAGAGGTTTCAACACAACAGTGGGCCTTTCCAACCTGTCTTTCGGCCTTCCTGACAGAAGTTATTACAACACCGCTTTCCTCGTTCTTGGAGTATCTAAAGGTTTGAGTTCTGCCATCATGAATCCTTTCGACGAAACACTGATGAAGACTCTGAACAGTGCACTTGTGGTACTCGAAAAGAAGGAACTTCCCAGAGCTGAAGTGAAGGAAGAAAAACTGGTTGAAGTTATACTCTCCGGAAACCAGTCGGAACTCGAGAAGCTCGTGGAGGATTTTCTGAAGAAAAAAGATCCTCTCTCCATCATAGAAGAACACCTGAGGCCAGCGATGGAACGTATTGGAGAACTCTACGATAAAGGAAAGATCTTTCTGCCGCAACTCATCCTCGCTGCTCAAACGGTGAAACCCGTGTTCGACAAACTGACATCGATGCTTCCATCAGACAGTCAGGGAGAAACATTCGTCATTGCAACAGTCAAGGGTGACGTGCACGACATAGGAAAAAACATAGTGGCATCTGTGATCAGAAGCAGCGGGTACCGCGTGGTGGACCTTGGAAAGGACGTGGATACATCGAAAATAGTGGAAGCCGTGGAAAGAGAAAGACCCGTTGCACTCGGTCTGTCTGCAATGATGACAACCACTGTCAGCAGAATAAAGGAAGTTGTGGAAAAGCTCAAAGAAAAGAACCTGAAAATCCCTGTCATAGCGGGTGGCGCTTCCCTGAACGAAAAACTCGCAAAGGAGTTAGGAGCGGACTACTACGCAAAGAACGCTTCCGAAGCGGTAAAAATACTGAAATCTCTCGGGAGATGA
- the mnmE gene encoding tRNA uridine-5-carboxymethylaminomethyl(34) synthesis GTPase MnmE translates to MDTIVAVATPHGKGAIAILRLSGPDSWKVVQKHLRTRSKIIPRRAIHGWIHENGEDVDEVVVIFYKSPKSYTGEDMVEVMCHGGPLVVKKMLDLFLRSGTRMAEPGEFTKRAFLNGKMDLTSAEAVRDLIEAKSETGLKLSLRNLKGGLRGFIENLRRDLIEILAEIRVELDYPDEIETDTGGVVTKLEQIKEELTEELRKADAGILLNRGLRMVIVGKPNVGKSTLLNRLLNEDRAIVTDIPGTTRDVISEEIVIKGILFRIVDTAGVRSETNDLVERLGIERTLQEVEKADIVLFVLDASSPLDEEDRKILERIKNKRYLVVINKVDVVEKINEEEIKNKLGTDRHMVKISALKGEGLEKLEEAIYRETQEIFERGSDSLITNLRQKQLLENVKAHLEDAIRSLKEGMPVDMASIDLERALNLLDEVTGRSFREDLLDTIFSNFCVGK, encoded by the coding sequence GTGGACACCATTGTCGCTGTAGCCACTCCCCACGGAAAAGGGGCAATCGCGATTCTCAGGTTGAGCGGTCCAGATAGCTGGAAGGTCGTTCAGAAACACCTTCGAACACGATCGAAAATCATTCCACGAAGGGCAATCCACGGATGGATCCATGAAAACGGAGAGGATGTGGATGAGGTAGTAGTCATTTTCTATAAATCACCGAAGAGCTACACAGGAGAGGACATGGTAGAGGTGATGTGTCACGGTGGACCGCTCGTGGTAAAGAAGATGTTGGATCTCTTCTTAAGATCTGGCACACGAATGGCCGAACCCGGCGAATTCACAAAACGGGCTTTCTTAAATGGAAAAATGGATCTCACTTCGGCGGAGGCTGTAAGAGACCTCATAGAAGCGAAAAGTGAAACCGGTTTGAAACTCTCCTTGAGAAATCTCAAGGGAGGATTGAGGGGTTTCATTGAGAATCTAAGAAGAGACCTCATAGAAATTCTTGCTGAGATACGGGTAGAACTGGATTATCCAGATGAAATAGAGACGGACACGGGCGGAGTGGTGACCAAACTGGAGCAAATAAAAGAAGAACTCACAGAAGAACTGAGAAAAGCAGATGCGGGTATTCTTCTCAACAGAGGGCTCAGGATGGTTATCGTGGGAAAGCCCAACGTGGGGAAATCCACTCTTCTGAATAGACTTTTGAACGAGGACAGGGCTATCGTCACAGATATACCCGGAACAACGAGGGATGTTATCAGCGAAGAAATCGTCATAAAAGGAATACTTTTCAGGATAGTCGACACAGCGGGTGTGAGATCGGAAACAAACGATCTGGTCGAGAGACTGGGAATAGAGAGGACTCTTCAGGAGGTAGAGAAAGCCGACATAGTACTGTTTGTGCTCGACGCATCTTCACCTCTCGATGAAGAAGACAGAAAAATCCTTGAAAGGATAAAGAACAAACGCTATCTTGTGGTGATAAACAAAGTGGATGTGGTGGAGAAGATAAACGAGGAGGAGATAAAGAACAAACTCGGAACAGACAGACACATGGTGAAGATATCTGCCCTGAAAGGAGAAGGACTCGAAAAACTGGAGGAAGCCATCTACAGAGAAACTCAGGAGATCTTTGAAAGAGGTTCTGATTCTCTCATCACAAACCTTCGACAGAAGCAGTTGCTTGAAAACGTTAAAGCACACTTAGAGGACGCCATAAGATCTTTGAAGGAAGGAATGCCAGTTGATATGGCTTCTATAGATCTGGAGAGAGCCCTCAATCTTCTCGATGAAGTGACGGGAAGGAGCTTCAGAGAAGACCTGCTGGATACCATATTCTCCAACTTCTGTGTTGGAAAATAA
- the hup gene encoding DNA-binding protein HU — protein sequence MNKKELIDRVAKKAGAKKKDVRVILDTILETITEALAKGEKVQIVGFGSFEVRKAAARKGVNPQTRKPITIPERKVPKFKPGKALKEKVK from the coding sequence ATGAACAAAAAGGAACTCATCGACAGAGTGGCGAAGAAAGCAGGTGCGAAGAAGAAGGATGTAAGAGTGATTCTCGACACCATCCTCGAAACGATCACAGAAGCTCTCGCGAAGGGTGAAAAGGTTCAGATCGTTGGATTCGGAAGCTTCGAAGTGAGAAAAGCCGCCGCAAGAAAAGGCGTGAATCCTCAGACAAGAAAACCCATCACCATTCCCGAGAGAAAGGTTCCGAAGTTCAAACCTGGAAAAGCTCTCAAAGAGAAGGTCAAGTGA